Within the Gracilinema caldarium DSM 7334 genome, the region TTGTGAAAAACTTGAAGATTATTTGAGGACGGGTTATGGCTATTTGGGATTATGAAATATTTTGGAAAGAAACTTTAAACCAGCTTCAGCAGGAATTGGAAGAAGTTGAATTTTCTTTATGGTTTAACATTCATTATCTTCGCTCAGAAGAAAATACAATTATTATTGGAGTACCCTCTTCCTTTTATCGAGACCAATTTAAAATTCGCTATCACAATCTTATCGAAGAAAAACTACATGAACTTTCAGGTCAGCCTATTACACTCCAGTACGAGGTAGTCTCAAAAAAGGTTATAGATCAGGAAACAACATTCTCCTCTCAAACTTCTCAAAGACCTTCCATATCAGCAAAGGATACAACAAGTAAATCTTTGAATCAGAATACCTTAAATACATCTATACAACAAAAAGATCCTCATCCCCTGCTCCGCCGGGACTATACCTTTTCTAACTATGTCATTGGCGATAATAACAGTTTCGCAGCCAATGCAGCCTTAGCAATTTCAAAAAATCCCGGCACAGCCTACAATCCTTTCCTTGTCTATGGCGGTGTCGGTCTTGGCAAAACACACCTCATGCAGGCCATCGGAAACTACATACATGAACATTCCAATGCAAAAATTATCTATATTACTGCAGAAACCTTTACCAATGAATTTGTTCAAGCACTACAGGCAAATAAAACTGCTGCCTTTAAAAATAAATACCGCTTTGTCGATGTACTTCTTGTAGACGATATTCATTTTCTCCAAAACAAAATTGAAACTCAGGAAGAGCTTTTTCATACCTTTAATGCCCTTTATGATGCTAATAAACAGATGGTGTTTACCTGTGATAGGCCGGTCTCAGAATTAAAACATCTGTCTGACAGGCTTAAATCTCGTTTTGAACGAGGCCTTACGGTTGATCTTCAGCCACCAGATTATGAAACACGGCTGGCAATTCTCAAGAAAAAAGCTGACGCACGAAATATCACAATACCTCATGAAGTACTTGAGCTGGTAAGTAAAAATATTAGCTCTAATGTTCGTGATCTCGAAGCAGCATTAACAAAGCTCATTGCATATACCGAGCTTGTTCAGAAACCAATAACAATAGAAGTGGCTCAACAACACCTCAAAGATGTGTTTGCTTCACCCAAACAGGCCAATATGTCTATAGAAGCCATTCAACGAGTCGTAGCAGAATATTTTTCTCTTTCTTACAATGATTTAAAAGGAAAAAAACGAACTCAGAATATTGTTCTTCCCCGACAAATTGCCATGTATATTGCTCGGGAAATTACCGAATATTCTACAACCGAACTAGGTCTTGAATTCGGCGGTCGGGATCATACAACGGTTATGCATGCATGCCAAAAGATTGAAGAACGAATCCGATCAGATCCAACCCTTGAACCAATTATACAAAACCTGATTCGTCAAATAAAAGATTATAGAACAAAGAACTGAAAACATGTTATTATTGTGTGGATGTATAGTGGATAATAAGAGTAGTTGTGGGAATGTGGAAAAGCATGAAAGACTTTTCCAGTGAATGTGGATATCCTATTTTATTGTTTTATAAAGACATAATATAGATATCCACTTAAGAAGTGTCTCTACTATTACTACTACTAATAATTATATATTAAGAAGGAGATAGGGAGTATGAAATTTATTTGTGATCGTACCATTCTCGCAAGAGAAATCGGAATAGCCCAGGAAATTATCTCCAGCAAAAATGCTATTTCAATCCTTTCGAATGTATATTTGGAAGCTCACAATAACACCCTGTTAGTAAAAGCTACGGATATAAAAGTCAATTTTGAAACTCGCCTTCCTGTTACTGTGGTAGAAGAAGGTTCTACAACGGTGTTTTGTGATAAATTTTTAGGTATTTTGAACTCTATTCCTGAGGGTGAAATTGAGTTTGAACAAACTGAAAATAAAATAATTATTAAGCCAAGTTTTAAAAAAATTAAGTTCCAATTAAAAAGCATAGCCGCAGATAAATTTCCCGAATTTCCTTCTCCTGGGGCAGTTCAAGCCTTCGATGTTTCTATTAAAGAATTCAAAGCAATGATAACTCAAACTGTTTTTGCTGTTTCTGATGATGAAACCCGTTATTTTATGAACGGGGTGTTCTTTGAAAAACAAGAAAATGATCTTGTGATGGTTGCTACCGATGGACGACGTCTCGCTTTTACTAAAAAACCCATCAGCAATCCGGTACCGGATTTTGCCGGAGTTATTATTCCGCCTAAAATTCTAAATTTGGTATTAAAACGTGCTGGTGATGAGGGAATGGTTACAATACAGGTAACGGAAAAAAATATTTTTATTACTTTTGGTTCATATCATCTTTCATCGGTTCTTATTGAAGGACAGTTTCCCAACTACCGCCGGGTTATTCCGGAAAGCCAGAGCCATTCCTTTACAATAAACCGCCAGGAGATGCTCGATGCATTAAAACGGGTTTCCATTCTGGTTGAGCAGAAGTCTCGCCGGGTATATTTGGTAGTAAATCCTGGTATGCTTTCGGTCGTTTCTGAGGAAAGTGAAATTGGTGCAGCCAAAGAAGATATTCCCTGCCAATATGCTGGGGATGAAGTTTCTATTGCTTTGAATTATCGGTACATTGAGGAACCCTTTAAAGTAATGAACGAAGAATCGGTAAGTATTTTCTTTACCGAACCTAATCGGGCTATTACCATTAAACCGGTTCCTGAGAAGGATTTTTTCCATATCGTGATGCCGATGCAGCTTGAATAGTACATGGCCTTTTCGAGCCTGAGAACGGTTTGTTTTCGTAATCTTACTGATACTAGGATTACGTTTCCCAGTAAGTCAATATTTTTTGTCGGGGAAAACGGACAGGGAAAGACAAATCTACTAGAAGCACTCTATGTTTGTGCCTATGGGGCTTCTTTCCGAGGTGTTCGTGATTCCCATTTGATCCGTGAAGGATGCCGTGAAGCTGCAGTATCAGCCTTGATTTCGGGTACAGTAGATCATCAGGTCTCAGTCAAATTACTTAGTGCTCGTAAGCTATTACAGATTGATGAAAAACCGATCCAAACTCGTAAGGACCTCCTTTCTATCAGTCCCACTATTATTTTTTGTCATGAAGATATGGAATTCGTTTCTGGAACTCCTGAACGACGACGTTGGTTTTTTGACCAAACCTTAAGCCTTTACGATTCTATCTATCTGGAAGACTTGCAGAGGTATCGTCATATTCTGAAAATGCGAAATGCAGTTTTGAAAGAAGGTCGATTTGAAACACTCGATATACTCGATATCCAGCTGGTACAACTTGGTACTTCACTCATTGAAAAACGAAACAAGGTTTCTCATCAATTTTCTGAAGTTTTCTCAAAACTTTATGAATCTATTACAGGTATTGACCAAGTTATCCTTCGATATAAACCATCCTGGTCAACGGGTGATCAAAGTGCAATTCTAGAACATCTTAAACACATCCGTGAGAAAGAACTCCTTTTAAAAATGAGCTTATCTGGACCTCATCGTGACCGGTACCAGTTCACCCGGTACGATAAGGAATTTGAAGTACAAGCCTCTACAGGCCAGCGACGACTCTTAGCTCTCCTGCTTCGTATAGCCCAGGCAAAACTCTTTACTGAAATATCTCATAGGCTCCCAGTTCTGCTCTTAGATGATGTGTTACTAGAACTGGATCCTGAAAAACGAAAAAACTTTTTCAAGGTACTTCCTGAACATGAACAGGCTTTTTTTACTTTTTTGCCGGAAGAACCCTATAATCGGTATCGACAAGATGATACTTTAGTGTATCATGTAACGGATGGAGCGTTGTGTCTATGAGAAAAGCAGGGGATATTCTTTCTGCATTTTTTGATGAACGTCTAAGTAAGAAAGGACAAACCTATTCTGCCCTTTTTAAATCTTGGCAACAAATTGCGGGAGACCAAATTTCAGCCCATAGCCGTATTGTGGAACTGGAACGTAACATTCTCTTTGTAGAAGCTGACCATCCCGGCTGGATTATGATTCTACAATCGAAAGAACAGGATCTCCTTAACCGGGTTCGTCGTTCCTTTCCTGACCTGATAATTAATGGTATAAGTTTTCGGTTGAGCAAAATGAGAGGATCTACCCAGAACAATGTCGATGAAAATACTATGTCTAAAGTCTCTGTAAATGATAATTCACTTAATAGTGAAGTTGTTTTACAGACTCAAGAATTGAGTAAACCCAACTATGAACGTATTCAGGATCCTCAATTCAGGGAAGCACTTATGCGTCTTGAACAAAGTATTAGGTCACGGCATACATAGGTTGACGAAAAATATATCTTTGTTCTATACTGCGTTGCCGTTATATTGATCAAGGAGATTCTCCCATGAAACGTACATATCAGCCCAGTAAAGTAAAGCGGAACCGGAAGTTTGGTTTTCGCGCACGGATGAAAACCCGTGGCGGCCGCCTGGTATTAAAGCGTCGTCGGGCTAAGGGTCGGGCTAAACTGACAGTTTCCGACGAAAAGAAACCCTATTAAAAAAGGTATTGAACTGTCTTTCCGGTTTCGATCTGCGGAACGACTTAAGGGAAGGGAAGAAATACGAAAAGCTTTTGCCGATGGGAGAAAATATTCCTGTAATGGTGCAAAGCTTTTTGTGCTTCAGAACGGCTTGCCGGTGAACAGAATAGCCTTTACCTTTGCGCGGAAATATGGAAATGCGGTTCAGCGAAATCGTTCCCGGCGATTAAGCCGGGAAGTGTATCGTTTACTTAAAGCGCGGCTTTGTTCCGGTTTTGATTTGGTTCTTCTGGTTTACCCTGGGAAGGATACCTTCAATGAACGGATGGAACAGCTGAGAACTCTTTTTCAAAAAGCCGACTTGTTTGTGGATAAAACGTGAAAGCAATTATACAAAACCTGATGCTTCTAATCATCAGGTTTTACCAGAAGGCTATCTCTCCGCACTTTCCTCCTTCTTGTCGGTATACTCCGACCTGTTCACATTATACCTATGAGGCAATTCAAAAATATGGACCCCTGAAAGGGTCTTGGATGGGAATAAAGAGAATACTCCGGTGTCATCCGTTCCACCCAGGCGGTTTTGATCCGGTACCCTAATATATCGAGGATTTTTAATGGACGAAGAAAAACGCATCCTATTGGCTGTAGTGCTTTCTGTTGTAGTTATCTCTGGAAGTTTCATGTTGCAGAGCTATTTTGCTCCGCCGCCCAAACCTCAAAATATAACAACCGAACAAGCTGTACCTGTTGATGTTCAGCAACAAATAAAAACTTCAGAGCAGACTTCAACTGTTCAGGGATCTGAAATATCATCGGATACCCTTGTTATTGCTCCTGAGGAAAGTGCGCTTCCTGTTGCCGAAGAAAAGATTACCATTGAGACTAATGTCGTACGGGCTGTACTTTCCAATAAAGGCGGAGATATTGTTTCTTATAAGCTTAAGGAACATAAGGATAAGGATGACTATGTTGAAATGGTGCTCCCTGCATCCGAGGAATCTCATGCCTTTACCCTAGCCTTTGGCGGAATTGATGCAAAACCCCGTACCGAATTGTTTGCTGTCAATCGTGTTTCTGATACGGTTGTTGAATTTTATCGGGATTACATTCTTCCTAAAAATGGTACCGAGGCCAGTTCTGGAGAAACAGCAGTTTTCCGCCTTGTTAAGCGTTACGATTTTAAACAAAACGATTACATGTTTGAACTCTCTATAACCTTAGATGGGGGGTACTCGGTACCAAGTCTTAATTTTAATGGCGTAGCCTATACCCTTGAATTTGGCCCTCAGATTGGCCCAAAGTTTGAGAAATTAGATCAGCGTTATGAATATCGACACTATTACACGTACACCAATGGTAAACAAAAAACTGAAAAGGTTGATAAAAAAGCGCCGACCCTCATCAACTCAAGGCTATCTTGGGCAGCTATTGCAGGAAAATATTTTACCTTTATCGCTGTTCCTGATGCTACCAATTATACCTATGCCTTCTCATCGGTACCTGTACCTGGTTTGCAGGATACTTCCCGATTTTATATAATCCGTCCTTCTTTGAACGGTTCAAGGACAACCGATGTTCTTCGGTTTTATCTTGGTCCTAAAACTCAGAAAGCCCTGTCTGCTTACGACGTAAGTGACAAGAATGCCTTTAAGCTCAGTAATATGAACATGACTGCTGTTGCCAATACAAGCGGTATTCTCGGACCGGTAGAAACGGTTCTTAAATGGTTCATGATTATTTTTTATAAAATAATTCCTAATTATGGTATTGCCATAATTCTGCTTACGATCTTGGTAAAACTGGCCATGTTCCCCCTCACAAAAAAAGGATCTGAATCAACAATCCGTATGCAGGAACTGGCCCCAAAAATCAAGGAAATTCAGGATAAATATAAAGATAATCCAACAAAAATGAATACGGAGATGGCAGAGCTTTATAAAAAAGAAGGCTATAATCCTATGGCCGGATGTTTGCCGATGCTCCTTCAAATTCCTATTTTCTTTGCAATGTACAACCTCTTTAATAATCATTTTGATTTACGGGGTGCCATGTTTATACCTGGATGGATACCTGATCTATCACTTCCTGAATCAGTGTTCAGTTTTGCACCCTATAAGATTCCACTCCTTAACTGGAGTGATATCCGTCTTTTGCCCTTTATTTATCTGGTTTCTCAATTGCTTTATGGAAAGGTTACCCAAACTCCGGATCAGCAGAATAATTCCCAGATGAAGATGATGCTCTATGTTATGCCTATCATGTTCTTCTTTATTCTGTATGATGTACCCTCCGGTCTTTTGGTGTACTGGATTATGTCAAACATGCTTACATTGGTTCAGCAGATGATTATTAACCGTTATCTGGCCAAACATAAGGCCACGAGGGCTGTTTCGGAACCAGTTATTGCGCCGAAGCGAAAAAAAAATAAATAGGCATTTTCTCTTACGAGGAGTATTCGTATGACATATGAATTTGAAGGCCGCACTGAAAAAGAAGCGATCGATAAAGCGGCAGAAGAATTGGGGTTAGAAAAGGATCAGTTTGATGTTGAAATCCTTGAAACCCAACGATCGACTCTGTTTAAAAAAGGCTTTGTCCGTATTAGGGTTCATACAGACGAGCCTGTTTCGATTACCCGGGAGTCGAGTGTTTCAAAACCCGTATTTGGAGATCCCGAGCCAAAGAATGATTTTGAGACAGAACTAGTTTCCTTTTTAACTACACTCATCGATAAAATGGGATATCCTGGTAAGGTGAGTGTATTATTCCGGGAAGAAAAAAAGATAGGGTTGAAGATTGATTCAGAACATTCTTCAATTCTGATTGGAAAAAAAGGAAAGAACTTAGATGCTCTCCAGCTTTTAGCAAATATTTTTGCCAGCAAACTTGGTTACGATGACACCAGAATTATCCTAGATGCGGAAAACTATCGAATACGTCGAGAAGAATCTCTCGTTCGGCTTGCGTATACTGTAGCGGACAAGGTTCGCGAAAGTCGAGGATCTATTCTTCTTGAACCAATGAATCCCTTTGAACGTCGGCTAATTCATACAACAATAAATGATATTGCAGATGTAGAGACTAAAAGTGAAGGTGAAGGTTTATATAAACAAGTCCGTGTTTACTATAAGGGTAGTCGGCGTTAATCAAGATTAAAATAGTAATATTGTATTTGTAACCAGGCCGGCTTTATCTTTGTTATGAAAAAGCTGGCTTTATTTTTATTTAATAAAAGATTAGATTTAAAAAATAATAGTCTAAGCGAAAAGGAGTTTTTAATGAAAAAACAATTATGTATTTCATTTTTTAGTTTTTATTTTCTTTTTTCATCTTATGCAACAAGTCTTTCTGAAATTGTTTCTAGAGAAAATCTATCACTATTATTAATTAATTCTAAAATTATTAATGTGACCACAGGAACTGTTCAACCAAAACTCGTTCCAGAACATAATTTTGTAAAGGTGTTCGTAACAGCGATTCAGGATCAGTTAAAGCCTGCTATTATAGTGGAAAATGTTTATCTGTACCGAAAAGCATCATCAAAAATAGGTAAATCTTGGACTGAAATAGAACAGCTTAAGTTATTCAATGAAATAAGAGCTCTGAGCACTTTAAAAGGTATTGAATATTATTCTGCAAGCCGGAAAAAAATGCGCACTTTTTACGAAGATTCTTTTGTGATCGATAAACCTGAAACTAAAAATCCTCTTCCAGATCCTACGGATCTAGTACTTCCTAAGGAAACAAGCTTGTTTGCATGGCAAAAAGATTTAACCTTTGGTGGTAATATATATCGATATGATTATAAAACTTCTGATAACAGTATCCTTTTTATTCAAACTAATCTAACAACATTATCCTATGGTATCTTTCCCTTAGTTGCAAAGGAAAATCTGAAGTCTCTTGTGTGTATAATTGATATTGATGAAGGATTGCTCTTATATGCAGTTACCTTTGCCCGTTCAAGTACAGTTCCTGGAGTGGAAGGAAAAATAAAAGATTCCTTTTCTAATAGAACAGAGGCTATTTATAAATGGTTTGCTACAAAGGCAGATAAAATATTTATGTAATTTCGAAAAAAGCTTACTGTTTGCAAAATGCACTTCTAATTGCTAATAAAAAAAGGAGTTTTTCAGGGCAAAACCCAGAAAAACTCCTACCTTCCTTACAGGTTAAAAACCTACTGGAGAAGCTGTAATACGCCCTGAGATTTCTGATTAGCCTGGGCGAGCATAGCCGTACCAGCCTGACTCAAGATCTGGTCTTTGGTGTGTTTGACTATTTCGTTGGCCATATTGGTGTCGCGGATGCGTGATTCTGCAGCCTGCAGATTTTCTGCACCAATATCGATACCACGAATTGCATGTTCCAGACGGTTTTGATAAGCACCTAGATCAGCCCGTTGTTTGTTGACCTTTTTAAGTGCTTCATCAAGGGTTCCAATGGCACGGTTTGCAGTATCAGGATCTGCTAGAGATAGAATAGTATTGTCACCTGCATTACGGACTCCAAGTCCCTTAGATGTCATGGTGCCAATATATACGCGTTCCCGTTGATCCATATTGGCTCCAATATGGAACCACATAGAAGCGGTAACCACGTTTTCACCGGTTGCCCGGGCAAACCGGCCGGTCAGCATATTCATACCGTTGAACTGAGCATGAGAGGCAATTCTGTCGATTTCATCTACCAACTGGGATACTTCGACTTGAATCTGCATCCGGTCTTCTGCGGTATAAATACCGTTCGAAGCCTGAACTGCTAGTTCACGGAGTCGCTGAATGATGTCTTGGGATTCTTGCAGATATCCTTCAGCGGTTTGAATAAAGGAAATACCATTTGAAGCGTTGGTGGACGCTTGGTTCAAACCGCGAATCTGGCTCCGCATCTTTTCAGATACGGCTAATCCGGAGGCATCATCACCGGCGCGATTGATTCGCATACCGCTAGAAAGTTTCTCCATACTCTTATCAAGACTGGTTTGAGTAACACGGAGAGACCGATCGGCATACATTGCGCTCAGGTTGTGGTTAATAATCATAGACTTCACTCCTTTGGCGTTTTCGACGCAAACCGCTTGAGGCGGGTGTGGCGCCGCGGCATCCTTGCCGTTGTACTACGAAGCTGAAACGTGCCTAGAACCCTCGACCCGCCTGAAAAGGAAGGGTTGAGGATTTTGAAACAGGAATATGCAGATACAGGGGCCCAACGGGCATGTATCACCTATCCTCTCTCAACTTGAATATCGGAATATTAAAGGAGATGTTTAATAAAAAACTTTTTATTTTGAAATACCCGCAGGTCTGCAACGAGAGCAACCTAAAACGTGGACATGGGATCTTCCTGGTTTATCAAAAAGACGTGCTACAAGAACCTCATGTATAGATAGATTTGCACCGCAGACAGGACAGATTCGCTTTCGTTCTCCTGAAAGGCAATAGATACAACCATTGATATGCATGAGTCGGTCAGAACCATTCATCGATGGAAAGGCAGATGATTTTACTCGTTGGCCAGTGGTGAGTTTTGCAGAACAAACCGGACAGGTTCGAGGATCTCCTGGACGGCCTTTTTGGGGTGGTGCATTATGATGGGGGTGCGTATTTCTGGAAAAGCCTATAAATAATGAATATCCAAAATAAAGTAGTAAGGTTGCAATTATGACAATAAAAAGTAACTGAACTATATCGGTCATACTGTTATTATAAGGTTATTCTATATCATCTTGGCGATACTCTGGAATAGGGGTATACTAAAAGGGTGTCAACGTTATTTGTAATTGCAACGCCGATTGGGAATTTAGGTGATATTACCTACCGAGCTGTAGAAATACTGAAAACGGTTGATGTAGTTGCCTGTGAGGATACCCGGCAAACCCTGAAGCTCTTAAATCATCTAGGTATTTCCGTTCGTCTTATATCATGCAGGTCCCAAAATGAAACTATCGCTGCAGATAGGGTGATTAAGCTACTCGATGAAGGTTTAAAGGTAGCTTATGTCAGTGATGCGGGAACACCAGGCATAAGTGATCCTGGTGCAATTCTTGTGCAGGCTGTTATTCAGGCAGGTCATGAGGCAATACCGATACCAGGACCATCAGCATTTGCATCTCTCGTAAGTGTATCGGCTGGTTTTGATAAAACTGTTGTTTTTGAGGGATTCCTTTCTCCTAAACCAGGTCGCAGACGTTCTAGACTAAAGGAATTACTCGATATGGAAGAAGCCTTTGTGATATATGAATCTCCCTTCAGAATACTCAAGTTATTGCAGGATCTTGCCGATTTAGATAAGGAACGATATCTTTGTATTGGTCGTGAAATGACAAAGATTCATGAAGAATATCTTCGTGGTTCTGCAGAAGATTTATTAGGAATATTACAATCCAGAGATATCCAAAAAGGCGAATTTTCAGTGTATGTATCTGGAAAGAAAAGGAATAAACTATTAGAATAAAAGTGCCGATATATATGTATAGACGGCAAGGCAGGAAGTGAGTATGACTGTAGACAGAATTGGTTCCATAGATCCTATTCAAAACAGCAAGAAAACAGGAAGGTCAGAGGCTCTTCATAAGAAGACTGATATTGATTCTGTATCCCTGTCCCATGAAGCTGTAGAAAAGGGCGATTTGTATCAGGCAATCGAACTTGTATCATCCGCCTCTGATGTTCGTACTGATAAAATTGCAGAATTGAAACGAAAAATTAATGATCCTGCCTATATAAATGATACGGTGATAAACAAAACAGCTGAAAAGATTATGGATCTTTTTGGTTTATAACCTATGCCAGACATTTCTATTAAGCTCGATCCCAGAATCATTATTGGTCCTGATACGGTAAATCGATTAGGAAGTGTCTGTGCAGAGTATGCTAGCAGGGTTGTACTTGTTACTGAACAGGTATTATACGAAAATAAAATTATTGACCGGGTTGTACAGGTTCTCGAAGATTCTCAGGTAGAAACCATTGTGTTTGATGAAATTCCTCCTCAGGCAACAGCTGAAATTGCAGAAATGGTAGCTGAGCTTGCCCGTGGAGGCCGTTGTGGTGCAATTATTGGGCTTGGGGGTATAAAAACCCAAGCAATAGGTCGTCTTGCTTCTATGCTCAAGGAGGCGGGAGCCTATCTTTTCGATCTCCTTGAAGGTTCTGTGCCTGTCTGGAAATGTCTCCCCTACATCGCTGTTCCTACCAGCGGGAGAGATCCTTTTCTTTTTTCAGACAGATTTATTGCCGTAGATCCGCGGGATAGATCTGTTAAGGTGGTACATACTCCAGCTGGTCTTTGCGTGGCTGCAATTATCGATAGTGGTGTTTCAGAGCTTCTTTCAGATAAATTTGCAGCTACCGTAGCCTTTGATGGCCTTTGTGTGGCGATCGAGTCCTATTGTTCTACGAAAGCTAATTTTCTGTCAGATGCTATCTTGGAGCAGGCTATTGCATCTTATGGTCATATTTTGGATTCATTTGCTGAAAACAGAACCTTTGACCTCATTGGAAGTTCTTCTCATGCGGGGTTCTTAACAGCTTTGGGTTCTGCTGTAAGTGCTCCTGGTATAGGTACCGCCCTCGCCTATGCATTAAATGGCCGCTTTCCTGTGGCAAAATCCTGGTGTTCTACTGTATTGTTACCCCATATTATGGAACGACTAGTTCCATCACGACCAGAAAAATTGGCTCGGGTAGCGGAATTGCTTAGAGAACCTGTGGAGGGAGTTCCTCGGGCAGAAGCTGCAAATCTTGCAATAGATGGGGTTCGAAGGCGTATGGGTGTTTTATCAGTTCCTGGACGGTTAAAGGATTTTAATTTAATTCTTGATAGACTTGTTCCAGTAGCAGAAACCGCCCGTAATCTTGATTTCATTGCCTATTCACCTCGTCCTATAACTAATGATGAAGCCTATGATATATTAAAACAGGCTTTTTAGGACTACATGATTTCTCTCGAAAAACTCAATAAATTACCACGACATCAGCGTTTACGTAAAATTGAAAAAATCCTCACCCAATATGAATATCAACTTGTAGGAAAGCCTTTAAGCTCTGAGTTCTTATCAAAAGCGTATATTGTTGGTGTGACTCAAGTTATAAGCGAAGATAATGAATTTGATGAATTGATGAGGGCATATCTTTTACAACAAACTCATGAATTGCAACAGACAGAGGATGAACGAGGACCGATTAACAGACTACGACATTTTTTATTATCTCAGTTTGGTAAAACGGTTGCAGATTGGGATTTTATAGATGAAGAAGGTAATCTTTGTAGGACATCAAAACAATATCTGCCAGGTGTACAGGTGTTTCTTGAAGATATACGCTCTCCCTTTAATGTGGGTGCTATTTTTAGAACCGCTGAATGTTTTGGTGTAGAAAAAGTGTATCTTTCTCCTTTTTGTGCGGACCCGCTACATCCAAGGGCTGAACGAAGTGCCATGGGCTGTGTCAGTATTGTACCTTGGGAACGAATATCGTTAGACAGTTTGGAATTTCCGGTATTTGCCCTTGAAACTGGTGGGACACCTTTAGATAGATTTGTTTTTCCTGAAAAGGCTATAATGATTGTTGGATCTGAAGAACTGGGAATTTCTTCGGAAGCATTAAGTAGAGCCGATGCATCTCTTGGCAGGGTGAGTATACCTACAATTGGTGCAAAGGGGTCACTCAATGTAGCGGTGGCCTTTGGTATAGCAATGCAAAATTGGATGCACTTTCTATGCTTGAAAAACTAGGCCTGTTTTTGGTTAAATTATGTTGATGCGATAGAAGGGTTAGCTTCGAACTCTTTGATTTTCCCGTTTAAAACCAGCAGCAAATTTATCAAGAAGGGCTTCGAGTTGGTTTTCGTTTGTAATACCAAAGGATGTTAGGGGTTTTTTATCGATTTGATCAAAGGTTATGGTTCCCCCTTCATATTCACAAAGCATATTTGCCAGATAAACCGTTTCTACGAGGTCTTTAAACTCGGTTGGAGCAACGTTTGGATCATGGTGTAACCGAATAGCACTGACGAGGTTATCCGGAAAGTTCCACTTTTCTGCGATAAGAGCACCGATTTCGGCATGATTTAATCCAGCTGATAAATCTTCAAAAGTGGAAGCAGGAATTCCTTTCTCAGAACAAAAGGCTTTAATTTTGTTTAATAAATCTGGGTGAACGTTGGCAAAAATGATTTTACCCATATCATGTAGGATTCCTCCCACATAGACATCATCAAGCAAATTACGGTCTTTTCTAAAGTTTTTAGCGAGGTTATAGGCGTAAAAGGCTGTTTTATATGAATGGTCCCATAAAATACGTTTATCGGTAGTATCGTCTCCTAATATTTTTTGTGTTCCATAGGAATAGAGAAGGTTTTTAATACCCCGTATGCCAACCATTTTCACAGCTTCTGAAATACTATCAACCTTTTTAGATAGCATAAATTGGGCTGAATTGACAATTTTTAA harbors:
- a CDS encoding iron-containing alcohol dehydrogenase; translation: MPDISIKLDPRIIIGPDTVNRLGSVCAEYASRVVLVTEQVLYENKIIDRVVQVLEDSQVETIVFDEIPPQATAEIAEMVAELARGGRCGAIIGLGGIKTQAIGRLASMLKEAGAYLFDLLEGSVPVWKCLPYIAVPTSGRDPFLFSDRFIAVDPRDRSVKVVHTPAGLCVAAIIDSGVSELLSDKFAATVAFDGLCVAIESYCSTKANFLSDAILEQAIASYGHILDSFAENRTFDLIGSSSHAGFLTALGSAVSAPGIGTALAYALNGRFPVAKSWCSTVLLPHIMERLVPSRPEKLARVAELLREPVEGVPRAEAANLAIDGVRRRMGVLSVPGRLKDFNLILDRLVPVAETARNLDFIAYSPRPITNDEAYDILKQAF
- a CDS encoding TrmH family RNA methyltransferase yields the protein MISLEKLNKLPRHQRLRKIEKILTQYEYQLVGKPLSSEFLSKAYIVGVTQVISEDNEFDELMRAYLLQQTHELQQTEDERGPINRLRHFLLSQFGKTVADWDFIDEEGNLCRTSKQYLPGVQVFLEDIRSPFNVGAIFRTAECFGVEKVYLSPFCADPLHPRAERSAMGCVSIVPWERISLDSLEFPVFALETGGTPLDRFVFPEKAIMIVGSEELGISSEALSRADASLGRVSIPTIGAKGSLNVAVAFGIAMQNWMHFLCLKN